One Longimicrobiaceae bacterium genomic window, TGCTGAGCATCGCCGCGGCGTACGGGGTGCCGGTCATCGCCAGCGACGTGGGCGAGATCGGCCCCACGGTAGGGGCGCAGCGACTCGGCACGTGCGTCACGCCCGAGCGGCCGGCGGAGCTCGCCGCCGCCTTCGCCGCCGTCCGGCCGCTGCGCGAGCGCCGGCCGGCACCGGCCGCGGCGGGCACGGGAAGCTGGACGGAGATGGGGCGCGCCCTGTGGGAGCTGTACGGATCCACGCTGGAGAGCGCGCCCGCTCGCGCGGCAGTCCCCGCGCGACGCTCGCGGGACGCGATGGAGGTGGGTTCGTGACGACCGCCGGGCATCTTCCGCGTCCGTTGGATACCGTCCATGATCCCCGCGTCGCCGTCTCCGAGGAGGAGCGGGGGGCGAGCAGCCTCCCCATGGCCGGCATTGCCGGAATTCGGATGGGGGCTCGGGAGATGCGAGGTGTCTCGTCCGCATCTACCGCCCGTCCTGTCGGGCAGATCGATGCGCGCCTGGTCATCTCTGCCGATCGTCCGCTCGTTCGCGGCGCGGATGCGGAGGTGAGGGCGTGAAGCGCGGCGGCGGCACGGAGGTGACCCGCGTCGCGCTCCTGCTGGCGCGGCTGGCCGGCTACAGCCTCTCGTGGCTCCGCGAGCTGAAGGCGCGGCACGGGGTGGAGCTGCTGGTGGTGCACCACCAGCCGGAGAAGGACGCGCCGTTCCGCTTCGGGGACCTGGGCTGGATAGACCGGCGCGTGGTGCTGGACGGCGAGAAGGCCGACGATATCGCCCGCATCGTCCGCTCGTTCGCGCCGCAGGGGCTGTACGTGACCGGCTGGTGGGAGCCCGCGTACGTGGCCGCAGCGCGAGAGCTGCGGCGCGACGGCGTGGCCGTGGTCGCCGGGGTGGACGGGCAGTGGCGCGGCACGGTGCGCCAGCACGCGGGATCGCTGAGCGCCGCGCGCTACCTGCACCCGTGGGCCGACGCGCTGTGGGTGCCGGGCGACCGCCAGGCGCACTTCGCGCGGCGGCTGGGCTACGCCGGCACCCGCTGCTGGCACGGACTGTACGCCTGCGACTGGGACCGCTTCGCCGTGCCGGACCCGGCGGCCGTCCACCGCGAGGAGGCGTTCCTGTACGTGGGCCGCTACGTGCCGGAGAAGGCGTTCGGCGACCTGCTCGACGCGTACGCTGCCTACCGCGCCGCGAGCGCCGACCCGTGGCCGCTGTACTGCGCCGGGGCCGGGCCGCTGCGGGACATGCTGGAGGGCCGGCCCGGCGTGGTGGACCTCGGCTTCGTGCAGCCGGACGCGCTGCCCGCGCTGCTGCGCGACAAGGCGTCGGCGTTCGTGCTGCCCAGCCGCTACGAGCCGTGGGGCGTGGCGCTGCAGGAGGCCGCCGCGTCCGGGCTTCCGCTGGTGGCGTCGGACGGGTGCGGGGCGGCCGTGCACCTGCTGCAGGACGGGCTGAACGGCTGCCTGTTCGAGGCGGGCAACCCGGCGGACCTGGCGCAGTGCCTCCTGCGGGTGGCGTCGCTGGCGCCGGA contains:
- a CDS encoding glycosyltransferase family 4 protein; amino-acid sequence: MKRGGGTEVTRVALLLARLAGYSLSWLRELKARHGVELLVVHHQPEKDAPFRFGDLGWIDRRVVLDGEKADDIARIVRSFAPQGLYVTGWWEPAYVAAARELRRDGVAVVAGVDGQWRGTVRQHAGSLSAARYLHPWADALWVPGDRQAHFARRLGYAGTRCWHGLYACDWDRFAVPDPAAVHREEAFLYVGRYVPEKAFGDLLDAYAAYRAASADPWPLYCAGAGPLRDMLEGRPGVVDLGFVQPDALPALLRDKASAFVLPSRYEPWGVALQEAAASGLPLVASDGCGAAVHLLQDGLNGCLFEAGNPADLAQCLLRVASLAPERRAEWGRASFELSRQFTPRRWADTLVEGFGRMLRQRAGAVPAAQPERALQAR